From a region of the Kwoniella mangroviensis CBS 8507 chromosome 1 map unlocalized Ctg01, whole genome shotgun sequence genome:
- a CDS encoding uridine kinase codes for MSSHNPNHIHPSSGGTRPPLQHTRSKNMVMASHGRAPWYGPDGKNVEAYVIGIAGGSASGKTSVARAILSALNYIPTVLILSQDAFYCAHTPEEIELAFNNDLDLDHPNSIDTPLFVKCLLDLKQGKATEIPVYSFVHHQRMPEKKYIYGASVIIVEGIMALQAPELRALYDLKVFVNCDSDLMLARRIKRDVKERGRDVDGILDQYLRFVKNSYDNFVQPSSRYADIIVPGSSNQLAIELLVTHVKRQLDTRSLRFRRMLAEAGEERSKARSRASTLVDGQTDSGSEDNVVLLEQTNQLLGIMTILRDRTTDRGEFIFHADRLSTIVVEKALTLIPCEPKTIRTPLGIDYQGLARDDRLVGISILRSGGPFSHGLRRVIRDVPIGAMLIQSDPRTGEPLLLKSDLPASIKSRDTSGEVKVLLLDSQMGTGAAAMMAIRVLLDHGIKPLNIIFLTYIITEPAIHSVHRAFPEVKIVTASIDPELSEMHIPYNSDSLSLGEGPISAGEADFATRTIPSTPSMGEEEVREKQKPDPRDALKTEAELSSNKFKVQVKETEKLKFSRVHNRGESGEKRAWVISPGMGHIGDRYYIS; via the exons ATGTCATCTCACAATCCGAATCATATACATCCCTCATCAGGAGGGACGAGACCACCTCTGCAACATACCCGGAGCAAAAACATGGTCATGGCCTCTCACGGGAGAGCACCGTGGTATGGTCCAGATGGGAAGAACGTAGAGGCTTATGTGATAGGTATAGCGGGTGGGAGTGCTTctggaaag ACTTCAGTAGCTCGAGCTATCTTGTCTGCGTTGAATTACATACCGACGGTATTGATCTTATCTCAAGACGCATTTTATTGTGCACATACACCTGAAGAGATAGAATTGGCTTTCAACAATGATCTGGATTTAG ATCACCCGAATTCGATAGATACCCCTCTCTTCGTCAAG TGTCTGCTGGATCTCAAGCAAGGTAAAGCAACCGAG ATACCGGTCTATTCATTTGTACATCATC AGCGGATGCCAGAAAAGAAGTACATATACGGAGCAAGCGTGATCATCGT TGAAGGAATAATGGCGCTGCAGGCGCCTGAATTAAGAGCACTATACGATTTAAAGGTGTTTGTG AACTGCGATTCCGACCTGATGTTGGCTAGACGTATAAAGCGGGATGTCAAGGAGAGGGGAAGGGATGTAGATGGGATCTTAGATCAG TACCTCCGTTTTGTCAAGAATAGTTATGATAATTTCgttcaaccttcttcacgtTACGCAGATATT ATAGTACCTGGATCGTCTAATCAGCTAGCAATTGAGCTCTTAGTGACCCACGTAAAAAGACAGCTCGATACGCGTTCATTGAGATTTAGAAGGATGCTGgctgaagctggagaagaaagatcgaaagCGAGATCTAGGGCGTCTACTTTGGTAGATGGTCAGACTGATAGCGGCAGTGAAGATAATGTGGTACTGTTAGAGCAGACTAATCAACTCCTG GGAATAATGACGATCTTAAGAGATAGAACGACGGATAGAGGTGAATTCATATTTCACGCGGATAGACTATCGACTATAGTGGTTGAGAAAGCTTTGACATTAATCCCATGTGAACCGAAGACTATAAGGACTCCTTTGGGGATTGACTATCAGGGATTGGCGAGGGACGAT CGCCTAGTCGGAATATCCATTTTACGATCTGGAGGACCCTTCTCACACGGCTTAAGAAGAGTTATCCGAGATGTACCTATAGGAGCGATGTTGATTCAATCTGATCCAAGGACGGGTGAGCCGTTGTTGCTCAAGAGTGATCTGCCAGCTTCGATCAAGTCTAGAGATACCAGTGGGGAAGTAAAGGTTTTATTGCTGGATAGTCAGATGGGTACAGGTGCTGCTGCCA TGATGGCAATCCGTGTACTGCTGGATCACGGTATCAAACCGCTCAACATCATTTTCCTAACATACATAATCACCGAACCAGCTATACATTCGGTTCACCGTGCATTCCCAGAAGTGAAGATCGTCACGGCATCTATCGATCCTGAATTATCCGAAATGCATATACCATACAATTCGGATTCTCTATCATTGGGTGAAGGACCGATAAGTGCtggagaagctgatttcgcAACGAGGACGATACCTTCGACTCCATCgatgggagaagaagaggtaagaGAGAAACAGAAACCTGATCCGAGGGATGCGTTGAAGACTGAAGCTGAATTGTCGTCGAACAAGTTCAAGGTACAGGTGAAAGAGACGGAGAAACTCAAGTTTTCGAGAGTGCATAATAGAGGGGAGAGTGGTGAGAAGAGAGCTTGGGTCATTTCACCTG GAATGGGTCATATTGGAGATAGATACTATATATCATAA
- a CDS encoding arginase — protein sequence MSILPRLISSVRPSLSGPIRGTAALRSYHIQSKPSAEKGRTEPQYKYKFLEGNPTVGIVGCPFSGGQGRTGVDLAPNKLISAGLVDQLSSLGWEVHYNSQEKFIDIPYNPIPASSPSAPENGTEINERSGKKVQRLPDEDIGKMKKPRLVSAVNREVSKEVEEIAKKGWLPLTLGGDHSLAMGTVSGTKAKYPDACLIWVDAHADINTPDTTDSGNLHGCPVSFLLGLEGTDVAPFNEWLKPCLKPEEIVYIGLRDVDGPEKEILKKHGIKAFSMHHVDKYGIGKVVEMALDHVNPDRSKPIHLSYDVDALDPMVAPSTGTPVRGGLTFREGHYITEALAETGCLVSVDIMEVNPSLLDPSSVEKTVAAGCSLARASLGETLL from the exons ATGTCCATCTTACCTCGACTGATATCGTCTGTCCGACCATCCCTCTCCGGTCCCATACGGGGAACAGCGGCTCTGAGATCATATCACATACAGTCAAAGCCATCTGCTGAGAAGGGTAGGACAGAACCGCAATACAAGTATAAATTTCTGGAAGGGAATCCGACAGTAGGC ATCGTAGGATGTCCATTCAG CGGCGGTCAAGGGCGTACCGGCGTAGATCTCGCACCCAACAAACTGATTTCCGCGGGACTAGTCGACCAATTATCTTCATTAGGCTGGGAAGTGCATTATAACTCTCAAGAGAAATTCATTGATATACCTTACAATCCCATTCCCgcatcttctccatctgctCCTGAGAATGGTACGGAAATTAACGAAAGGAGTGGAAAGAAAGTACAGAGAttacctgatgaagatattgggaagatgaagaagccCCGGTTGGTATCTGCTGTCAATCGAGAGGTGTCGAAGGAAGTCGAAGAGATTGCTAAGAAGGGGTGGTTGCCTTTAACTTTGGGTGGAGATCATAGTTTG GCAATGGGCACAGTATCAGGGACTAAAGCAAAATACCCAGACGCATGTCTTAtatgg GTCGACGCCCATGCCGATATCAACACCCCCGATACCACTGATTCCGGTAATCTACATGGTTGTCCTGTTTCCTTCTTACTTGGCTTGGAAGGAACAGATGTAGCTCCTTTCAATGAATGGTTGAAACCCTGTCTGAAGCCCGAagagat CGTCTACATCGGTCTGCGTGACGTCGATGGACCAGAAAAGGAAATACTAAAGAAACACGGTATCAAAGCTTTTTCGATGCATCATGTGGATAAATACGGTATTGGAAAAGTAGTGGAAATGGCTTTGGATCACGTTAATCCCGATAGGTCGAAACCTATTCACTTGAGTTATGATGTAGATGCTTTGGATCCTATGGTTGCCCCTA GTACCGGTACCCCTGTCCGAGGAGGACTGACATTCAGAGAGG GTCACTATATAACGGAAGCTTTAGCTGAGACTGGTTGTTTGGTTTCAGTTGATATTATG GAAGTGAACCCGTCCTTGCTCGATCCCAGTTCGGTTGAGAAGACAGTGGCAGCTGGATGTTCGTTAGCTCGAGCATCGTTAGGAGAGACTCTCCTGTAA